Proteins from a genomic interval of Paenibacillus lentus:
- the aroC gene encoding chorismate synthase — MAGNTFGEVFKITTFGESHGQAVGVIVDGVTPGVELTEAYIQKQMDRRKPGQSSVTTPRKEYDVISIKSGMFEGKTTGTPLFIMLENKDMRPEAYSDIQNAFRPGHADYTYLQKYGIRDHRGSGRASGRETAGRVAAGAVARKLLEHRGVQVVAYTKELGGIRCETYNEEVIEQNAVRACDPDAAVRMIERVEQLAAAGDSCGGIVECRIRGVKAGLGEPVFDKLDAELAKAMLSIGAVKGIEFGAGFAAAGMLGSEHNDEMNASGFVSNNAGGILGGISTGNEIVFRIVVKPTSSISVPQQTMNIHGEEQQIITEGRHDPSICPRIIPVVEAMACLVLEDHYKRQAAMLG, encoded by the coding sequence ATGGCAGGTAATACATTTGGAGAAGTGTTCAAAATTACAACGTTCGGAGAATCACATGGCCAGGCTGTCGGCGTTATTGTCGATGGTGTAACTCCGGGAGTGGAGCTTACTGAAGCTTATATACAGAAACAAATGGATCGTCGCAAACCAGGACAATCATCCGTCACTACACCGCGTAAGGAGTATGACGTAATTAGCATCAAATCGGGAATGTTTGAAGGCAAAACTACCGGTACGCCGCTCTTTATTATGCTGGAGAATAAAGATATGCGTCCAGAGGCATACAGCGATATTCAAAATGCCTTTCGTCCGGGACATGCCGATTACACCTATTTGCAAAAATACGGGATTCGTGATCACCGCGGCAGCGGTAGAGCTTCTGGCCGAGAGACGGCGGGAAGAGTGGCGGCAGGTGCTGTCGCCCGCAAGTTGCTGGAGCACCGCGGCGTTCAAGTGGTGGCTTATACGAAGGAGCTTGGCGGAATTCGCTGTGAAACATACAACGAAGAGGTCATTGAGCAGAATGCAGTCCGAGCCTGCGACCCGGATGCCGCAGTGCGGATGATTGAGCGGGTAGAGCAGCTCGCAGCCGCGGGAGACAGCTGCGGCGGCATTGTAGAGTGCCGAATTCGCGGTGTAAAGGCGGGACTTGGAGAGCCTGTATTCGATAAGCTTGATGCGGAGCTTGCCAAGGCAATGCTATCAATCGGAGCTGTCAAAGGGATCGAATTTGGCGCAGGCTTTGCCGCAGCGGGCATGCTGGGAAGCGAGCATAACGATGAAATGAACGCTTCGGGATTTGTGAGCAACAATGCGGGCGGTATTTTAGGTGGAATTAGCACGGGAAATGAAATTGTGTTCCGCATAGTTGTTAAACCGACCTCCTCAATTTCAGTACCTCAGCAAACGATGAATATTCATGGTGAGGAGCAGCAAATCATAACGGAAGGCAGACATGATCCATCTATCTGCCCACGGATTATTCCGGTGGTTGAAGCGATGGCTTGCCTCGTGCTTGAGGATCATTACAAGCGACAAGCGGCGATGCTCGGATAA
- a CDS encoding stalk domain-containing protein — protein sequence MHFIHDYSQSSDPPHPGDGVFFIDKNFTQNAAPNATFFQISRPINHIIFLNTNQKEINMNRFTMINRASIKIAVIGLAAIITMTSLLYTDSSSTAAAAKQQSNIKLLFNDQEYSFSSTPIIYKNSLYLPLRDLGELLGSVVVWNAENKTVTMTYPNQVVVTKLNALDATVNGKAVQLDSPAIVRDGRTFVPIRFFSEAIGASVDWQPANRTVSLSKTPTFAKGIGVNMSIWLNKATGDVFFAYPYDAEPVKLGQLEANIQGFLNISAYNLPGEQQSFILKIEDVYGEPSIHTTVYTAFVKNNQILKQSKANYFKRYEQNTLIDHEGNPILTDGKLLTIINTEGQIIKEYDLPKLSGKDEIHSVQAVSSSYLLIRPNLSGHLTLINLKDNSMTLLYQQFLSSEEQEFAEMNDVPYFGDDLAFLGETEDGELKFENRSPFYSEGKKYVHKLNEVK from the coding sequence ATTTTTTATCGATAAAAATTTCACTCAAAATGCTGCTCCTAATGCAACCTTTTTTCAAATTTCTCGTCCAATTAATCACATCATATTTTTAAATACAAACCAAAAGGAGATCAACATGAACAGATTTACAATGATCAATCGTGCCTCCATCAAAATCGCAGTCATCGGGCTGGCAGCAATAATAACGATGACCTCTCTCCTGTACACTGATTCTTCATCAACTGCGGCCGCAGCCAAACAACAATCTAATATTAAGCTGCTCTTTAACGATCAGGAGTATTCATTTTCTTCCACACCTATAATATACAAAAATTCGCTCTACCTGCCTTTGCGCGATTTAGGTGAGCTATTGGGGAGCGTAGTGGTCTGGAACGCTGAAAATAAGACCGTAACAATGACGTATCCTAATCAAGTTGTGGTCACTAAACTAAACGCTCTAGACGCAACCGTAAACGGAAAAGCAGTTCAGCTTGACTCCCCTGCCATCGTTCGTGATGGACGCACATTCGTCCCGATTCGTTTCTTCTCGGAAGCTATTGGTGCTAGCGTTGATTGGCAGCCTGCTAACAGAACTGTGTCCTTATCCAAGACACCTACTTTTGCCAAGGGAATCGGTGTAAATATGAGCATTTGGCTAAACAAAGCAACAGGTGATGTATTTTTCGCCTATCCCTATGATGCTGAGCCAGTTAAGCTTGGACAATTAGAAGCCAATATCCAAGGATTTTTAAATATCAGTGCCTACAATCTGCCGGGTGAGCAGCAAAGCTTTATCCTTAAGATAGAAGATGTTTATGGCGAACCAAGTATCCATACCACCGTATATACCGCCTTTGTGAAAAACAATCAAATTCTTAAACAAAGCAAAGCCAATTACTTTAAGCGTTATGAGCAAAATACGCTCATAGACCATGAAGGCAATCCCATCCTAACCGACGGGAAGCTGCTCACAATCATCAATACCGAGGGTCAAATCATTAAGGAATACGATCTACCTAAGTTGAGCGGTAAAGACGAGATCCATTCCGTTCAGGCCGTAAGCTCTTCGTACTTGCTTATCCGTCCCAACTTATCTGGACATTTAACGCTCATCAACCTAAAGGACAATTCGATGACTTTGCTCTATCAACAGTTTTTGAGCAGTGAAGAGCAAGAATTTGCCGAAATGAACGATGTCCCCTATTTTGGTGATGATCTCGCCTTCTTAGGTGAGACGGAAGATGGGGAATTAAAATTTGAAAACCGCAGTCCATTTTATAGCGAGGGTAAAAAGTATGTTCACAAGTTGAATGAAGTGAAATAA
- a CDS encoding LysR family transcriptional regulator: MAPIYPMNQVNVELYRIFLHTARLGNLTKAAQQLHITQPSVSYAIKQLESRLEVKLFDRLSKGVQLTPEGSALLEYVEQSFALLQAGEQKIANLKKLSSGELRVGASGPMFKHLLLPALDHFHVRYPDVRIRLSQAKSSDIQHQLIEGQIDIGLVHLPLNDERLASNHLISQQQIFVVGSAYRHFSKKKISANELNNIPLLLFSKDSSTRDFVEKWLLSLGIEAQVDIELGSLDLLIEFAKRGYGAAFVARAFAEQELQDGTLFELQIIESIPLRSISVATRRDMSLSISAQQFMEVLIDSLKSSI, from the coding sequence ATGGCTCCAATTTATCCAATGAATCAGGTTAATGTTGAATTGTATCGTATTTTTCTACACACCGCACGCCTTGGCAATTTGACTAAGGCCGCCCAACAATTGCATATCACCCAGCCATCCGTAAGCTATGCGATTAAGCAGCTGGAATCACGTCTTGAGGTCAAATTGTTCGATCGCCTTTCCAAAGGGGTACAATTGACGCCGGAAGGCAGCGCATTGCTTGAGTATGTTGAACAATCCTTCGCCTTACTCCAAGCCGGAGAACAGAAAATCGCGAATCTCAAAAAATTATCGAGCGGGGAGCTTCGTGTCGGGGCTAGCGGCCCAATGTTCAAGCATTTGCTCCTACCGGCGCTCGATCACTTTCACGTCCGTTATCCCGATGTCAGAATTCGTCTGTCCCAGGCTAAAAGCAGCGATATCCAGCATCAGCTTATTGAAGGACAAATCGACATCGGCCTCGTCCATCTCCCACTGAACGACGAGAGGCTTGCTTCGAACCATCTTATTTCGCAACAGCAGATTTTTGTCGTAGGGTCAGCTTATCGTCATTTTTCCAAGAAAAAGATTTCTGCAAATGAACTGAACAATATTCCTTTGCTCTTATTTTCCAAAGATAGTAGTACGCGGGATTTTGTCGAGAAGTGGCTCCTTTCTCTTGGCATTGAGGCTCAGGTCGACATCGAACTCGGCAGCCTCGACTTACTGATCGAGTTCGCCAAACGGGGATACGGTGCCGCCTTCGTCGCCCGCGCCTTCGCCGAACAGGAATTGCAGGATGGCACATTGTTTGAACTGCAGATTATCGAATCGATCCCATTGCGCTCCATCTCCGTTGCAACCCGCCGGGACATGTCGTTGTCAATTAGCGCCCAGCAGTTTATGGAAGTATTGATCGATTCCTTGAAATCTTCCATTTAA